One window of Saccharopolyspora phatthalungensis genomic DNA carries:
- a CDS encoding transglycosylase domain-containing protein gives MRSGVLLKMFGLCVLAGVLVAALLLPMATGAGAMVNQTTESMSKMSSSLARRDMPQVSTVTDKDGKPIAYFFKDYRIETPPNQIAATMKAAITAVEDKRFWDHGGVDWHGTMRALATNVSSGEAAQGASTITQQYVKNYLVHVAASNAVEAEKAKESTIARKLREAKIAVELEHTMSKEEILTGYLNVVPFGNQTFGVGAAAQTYFGTTPDKLTIAQAALLAAIVNQPGSLNPNSNPQDAMQRRNLVIDLMADPNNNIRITKEDAEIAKREPLGVLSPLGRPPNGCIGVGDGTTDGFFCTYVVDYLERLGIDSDNLKTGGYTIRTTLDRKSTDAAKAAAEAQVPTQTDGIANAMAVVEPGKDKHKVRALVANRDFGNDSSKGQTAYDIVSRVQPFGAGSIYKVFTAGAAIEQGMSIFETLDVPPSYTSRVYKNGSAPYTVNNAEGVQPGPRTLQMALATSPNTAFVALQERVGLNNVVDMASRLGLRIGMNRVNTSGQTLKSDGSNGLSQADAIKKGNRGAFTLGYSPTSVLELSNVAATIMSGGVYCPPTPIEEVKDRHGNPLPLNDAPCEQAISPQVAAALAQGMSKDDTDGTSRTAAQAAGWTRPMIGKTGTTQEHKSAAFLAATPQMAGAVLTYADGSSPEGICDSGGDAPPFLCGKSGGNIYGGKVPARTWFAAMTKIHEGLPVAPLPGTP, from the coding sequence GTGCGCAGCGGCGTGCTGTTGAAGATGTTCGGGCTGTGCGTCCTGGCCGGCGTGCTGGTGGCGGCGTTGCTGCTGCCGATGGCGACGGGTGCCGGGGCGATGGTCAACCAAACGACCGAGTCCATGTCCAAAATGTCGAGTTCCTTGGCCAGGCGGGACATGCCGCAGGTGTCGACCGTCACGGACAAGGACGGCAAACCGATTGCGTACTTCTTCAAGGACTACCGCATCGAAACGCCGCCCAATCAAATCGCGGCCACCATGAAGGCCGCGATCACTGCGGTTGAGGACAAACGCTTCTGGGACCACGGTGGCGTCGACTGGCACGGCACCATGCGGGCGCTTGCGACCAACGTCAGCAGTGGTGAAGCTGCGCAGGGTGCGTCCACGATCACCCAGCAGTACGTGAAGAACTACCTCGTGCACGTCGCGGCGAGCAACGCGGTGGAGGCCGAGAAGGCCAAGGAGTCCACGATCGCCCGCAAGCTTCGCGAGGCGAAGATCGCCGTCGAACTCGAGCACACCATGTCGAAGGAGGAGATCCTCACCGGATACCTCAACGTGGTGCCCTTCGGCAACCAGACTTTCGGCGTCGGTGCGGCCGCCCAGACCTATTTCGGCACCACGCCCGACAAGCTGACCATCGCCCAGGCCGCTTTGCTCGCCGCGATCGTGAATCAGCCCGGGTCGCTGAACCCCAACAGCAACCCGCAAGACGCGATGCAGCGGCGCAACCTCGTGATCGACCTGATGGCGGATCCGAACAACAACATCCGCATCACGAAGGAAGACGCGGAGATCGCCAAGCGGGAACCGCTGGGCGTCCTGTCGCCGCTCGGACGCCCGCCGAACGGCTGCATCGGCGTCGGCGACGGCACCACCGACGGTTTCTTCTGCACTTACGTCGTGGATTACCTCGAGCGGCTCGGCATTGATAGCGACAATCTGAAGACCGGCGGCTACACCATCCGCACCACGCTCGACCGCAAGTCCACGGACGCGGCCAAGGCCGCCGCCGAAGCTCAGGTGCCAACCCAGACCGACGGCATCGCCAACGCGATGGCGGTCGTTGAACCTGGCAAGGACAAACACAAGGTGCGGGCACTGGTCGCCAACCGCGACTTCGGCAACGACTCGAGCAAAGGCCAGACGGCCTACGACATCGTCAGCAGGGTGCAACCCTTCGGCGCCGGCTCGATCTACAAGGTGTTCACCGCTGGCGCCGCGATCGAGCAGGGCATGAGCATCTTCGAAACGCTCGACGTACCGCCGTCCTACACATCTCGCGTGTACAAGAACGGTTCCGCCCCGTACACCGTCAACAACGCCGAGGGCGTGCAACCCGGGCCGCGGACGTTGCAGATGGCGTTGGCCACGTCCCCGAACACGGCCTTCGTGGCGTTGCAGGAAAGGGTCGGTCTCAACAACGTCGTCGACATGGCCTCGCGCCTGGGGCTGCGGATCGGCATGAACAGGGTCAACACCAGCGGTCAGACCCTGAAGTCGGACGGTTCGAACGGCCTATCCCAGGCGGACGCGATCAAGAAAGGCAACCGGGGCGCATTCACCCTTGGGTACTCCCCAACCAGCGTGCTGGAGTTGTCCAACGTCGCCGCGACGATCATGAGTGGCGGTGTTTATTGCCCGCCGACGCCGATCGAAGAGGTCAAGGACCGGCACGGCAATCCGCTGCCGCTCAACGACGCCCCATGCGAGCAGGCCATTTCACCGCAGGTCGCGGCGGCGCTGGCCCAAGGGATGAGCAAGGACGACACGGACGGCACGTCCCGGACGGCAGCGCAGGCCGCTGGCTGGACCCGCCCCATGATCGGCAAGACCGGAACCACCCAGGAGCACAAGTCCGCCGCGTTCCTCGCCGCCACGCCCCAGATGGCTGGCGCGGTCCTCACCTACGCTGACGGCAGCAGCCCTGAGGGCATCTGTGACAGCGGTGGTGACGCCCCCCCGTTCCTCTGCGGCAAGAGCGGCGGCAACATCTACGGTGGCAAGGTGCCGGCTCGAACCTGGTTCGCGGCGATGACCAAAATCCACGAGGGTCTACCGGTAGCCCCGCTGCCGGGCACCCCCTGA
- a CDS encoding CPBP family intramembrane glutamic endopeptidase, translating into MSTDSERVDVRGVVSFVAIAYAPAWLLTLPLWLTGEGLSWAWSPLVLVLMMFMPATAAFVVNKWISPQPKLLRSIGITNPGGIKKWWSYVLIAWLGPPLAVTIALLSAYLLGVYQADWTGFSGLAEQSRTAVEGSPPQTSPGTLALTQIAQVFALGWLQTIPAFGEELGWRGYLTQALLPLGQPGAFLTTGVLWGLWHAPVLILGYNYPTVPIVVALIMMVCFCTLVGTLLGWLRLVSGSVWPPAIAHGFLNTAGGLATIFSMAGHPVDNASVGLLGWTGWIVLALLILILVMIGKLPVRLPAEKVGISRGVNRRSRR; encoded by the coding sequence GTGAGTACCGACAGTGAACGTGTCGATGTCCGGGGCGTTGTCAGTTTCGTCGCGATTGCCTATGCCCCGGCGTGGCTGCTGACCTTGCCGCTCTGGTTAACCGGCGAAGGGCTGTCGTGGGCCTGGTCGCCACTCGTTCTCGTCCTCATGATGTTCATGCCTGCAACGGCGGCGTTCGTGGTCAACAAGTGGATCAGTCCGCAACCGAAGTTACTGCGCAGCATCGGAATCACCAACCCGGGCGGCATCAAGAAGTGGTGGTCATATGTCCTGATTGCCTGGTTAGGGCCACCACTGGCGGTAACCATCGCATTACTGTCGGCTTATCTGCTGGGGGTGTATCAAGCCGACTGGACGGGATTTTCCGGATTGGCCGAGCAGTCCCGTACCGCAGTGGAGGGTTCGCCTCCTCAGACATCACCCGGGACGCTTGCGCTCACCCAAATCGCTCAAGTCTTCGCGTTGGGCTGGCTGCAGACCATCCCGGCGTTCGGTGAAGAGCTGGGGTGGCGCGGCTACCTGACTCAAGCGCTCCTGCCCCTCGGTCAGCCTGGTGCGTTTCTCACGACTGGCGTGCTCTGGGGGCTTTGGCATGCACCCGTGCTGATCCTCGGCTACAACTACCCGACGGTCCCGATAGTGGTCGCTTTGATCATGATGGTGTGTTTCTGCACCCTGGTGGGGACGTTGCTCGGCTGGCTCAGGCTCGTTTCGGGAAGTGTCTGGCCGCCGGCGATCGCGCATGGATTCCTCAATACAGCAGGTGGTTTGGCCACCATCTTCAGCATGGCTGGGCATCCGGTCGACAATGCATCGGTGGGTCTTCTCGGCTGGACCGGATGGATCGTGCTGGCCCTGCTCATCTTGATACTCGTCATGATCGGGAAACTTCCGGTGCGGCTTCCGGCGGAGAAAGTCGGGATCTCCCGCGGAGTCAACCGCCGCAGCCGACGCTGA
- a CDS encoding serine hydrolase domain-containing protein: MTSLLPSTQRALLRRLAMEQSENRVPSLIAGLIRDGETIWVDARGQVAGQPPTTDTQYRIGSITKTFIAVLVMRLRDEGRLDLVDKLDEYVPGTSIGKRNIGEILSHSSGLSAEPAGQWWERTPGGSADELLSNIDEHALRPPPRHVFHYSNVGFGVLGELVSRLRGAPWDEMLRREILEPLGMKRTTLRPVAPHADGFAVHPWADVVLPEPADDAGAMAPAGQLWSTFDDMARWMRFVAGDTGEVLHPDTVSEMRFPGAVDDGPEWRGGYGLGIQLLRHRGRRLAGHSGSMPGFLASVWADPAEATGVIFMANTTAGVTGVFATDLLDLLAEHEPRIPAPWEPRGDVNLRLLELTGQWYWGPTPYVLRVRPDGMLDLSPWQGRGRASRFRGNADGTWTGLDGYYAGEILRVGRNANGVPAHLDLNTFIFTRTPYDSDAPVPGGVVNWRPAR; this comes from the coding sequence ATGACGAGTCTGCTGCCCTCCACCCAGCGCGCTTTGTTGCGACGTCTGGCGATGGAGCAGAGTGAGAACCGCGTTCCCTCGTTGATTGCTGGGTTGATCCGTGACGGCGAGACGATCTGGGTGGACGCCCGTGGACAGGTCGCCGGACAGCCCCCCACAACGGACACGCAATACAGGATCGGTTCGATCACGAAAACCTTCATCGCGGTGCTGGTGATGCGGCTTCGCGATGAAGGTCGGCTCGACCTCGTCGACAAGCTCGACGAGTACGTGCCGGGAACTTCGATCGGAAAAAGGAACATCGGCGAGATCCTTTCGCATTCAAGTGGCTTGTCTGCGGAACCCGCCGGGCAGTGGTGGGAGCGAACCCCAGGCGGCAGCGCCGACGAACTCCTGTCCAACATCGACGAACACGCACTTCGTCCACCACCCCGTCACGTCTTCCACTACTCCAACGTGGGTTTCGGTGTGCTGGGGGAGCTGGTGTCCCGGCTGCGTGGAGCACCTTGGGACGAGATGTTGCGACGCGAGATCCTCGAGCCGCTCGGAATGAAGCGCACCACTCTGCGCCCTGTCGCGCCGCACGCAGATGGGTTCGCCGTGCATCCGTGGGCGGACGTGGTGCTGCCGGAGCCGGCCGACGACGCCGGAGCGATGGCCCCTGCTGGCCAGTTGTGGTCGACATTCGACGACATGGCCAGGTGGATGCGCTTCGTGGCCGGAGACACCGGGGAGGTGCTGCACCCGGACACGGTTTCCGAGATGCGCTTCCCCGGGGCGGTCGACGATGGTCCCGAATGGCGAGGCGGATATGGGCTCGGGATCCAGTTGCTCCGGCACCGAGGACGGCGGTTGGCTGGACACAGTGGTTCGATGCCCGGTTTCCTGGCGTCCGTCTGGGCAGACCCCGCCGAGGCCACTGGCGTGATCTTCATGGCCAACACCACAGCAGGTGTCACAGGTGTGTTCGCGACTGACCTGCTGGACCTGCTTGCGGAGCATGAACCACGAATTCCGGCCCCTTGGGAGCCCCGGGGTGACGTGAACCTGCGACTCCTGGAGCTCACTGGCCAGTGGTACTGGGGTCCGACGCCATATGTGTTGCGGGTCCGCCCCGATGGCATGCTCGATCTTTCGCCCTGGCAGGGGCGCGGGCGAGCATCCCGATTCCGGGGTAACGCGGACGGCACCTGGACTGGCCTGGACGGCTACTACGCGGGAGAAATCCTACGGGTCGGTCGGAACGCGAACGGTGTTCCGGCCCATCTCGACCTCAACACCTTCATCTTCACGCGCACGCCGTACGACTCCGACGCACCGGTCCCCGGCGGCGTGGTCAACTGGCGCCCAGCCCGGTAA
- the arfB gene encoding alternative ribosome rescue aminoacyl-tRNA hydrolase ArfB gives MAADLPVTSRWTVPAAELSERFSRSPGPGGQGVNTTDSRVELSFDLARSQSLPEFLRQRAMERLGRRLVDGVITVSASEHRTQLANRQAARERLTNLLAESVAPPAPKRRRTKPTKGSQQRRLAGKKRRAEVKRQRRRGDPGDA, from the coding sequence ATGGCCGCAGACTTGCCCGTCACCAGCCGCTGGACCGTCCCCGCTGCCGAACTTTCCGAGCGTTTTTCACGATCTCCTGGTCCTGGTGGGCAAGGTGTTAACACGACGGACTCACGAGTCGAACTTTCCTTCGACCTCGCACGCTCACAGTCACTTCCCGAGTTCCTGCGGCAGCGGGCGATGGAGCGACTTGGCCGTCGCCTTGTCGACGGCGTGATCACGGTTTCGGCTTCGGAGCATCGAACGCAGCTGGCCAACCGACAAGCTGCGCGGGAACGGTTGACCAACCTGCTGGCCGAATCCGTTGCCCCGCCCGCTCCCAAGCGGCGGCGCACCAAACCGACCAAGGGCTCGCAGCAGCGCCGCCTCGCGGGTAAGAAGCGGCGCGCCGAGGTGAAACGACAACGCCGTCGAGGTGATCCCGGCGACGCTTGA
- a CDS encoding patatin-like phospholipase family protein: protein MLMRTAWVLPGGSTFGAIQAGLVTALFEAGVEPDLLVGTSAGSLNAAWLAGDPTPRGAAKLRELWVSMRRTDVFPIQPTRILAGKLGLSNHVMSNHGLARWLHNNLPFRRLEHAQIPLTVTATDLDTGEPVYFERGPALPPLVASCSIPGMFPPVKVGDRWLVDGGPAAFMPISRAVEQGAERVFVLPCGGTEPFEFNHPRRGIGSIATWPPPRTPPRSVGGVNGAALGAAMVSAARLDLQLNATRCELYVVPAPSVVGLSPYSFAHAEALINASWEIAKRWHPTAKPVPPGPVDIGGHPITSGRFGVSESAPAHNDR, encoded by the coding sequence ATGCTGATGCGCACGGCGTGGGTCTTGCCGGGTGGCTCCACTTTTGGTGCAATCCAGGCTGGCCTGGTTACGGCATTGTTCGAAGCCGGCGTTGAACCCGATTTGCTTGTCGGGACGTCCGCGGGCTCGCTGAATGCTGCGTGGCTCGCTGGTGACCCCACGCCCCGCGGTGCGGCAAAGCTCCGCGAGCTGTGGGTGTCGATGCGTCGCACAGACGTATTCCCAATCCAGCCAACGCGGATACTTGCCGGGAAGCTCGGTTTGTCGAACCACGTCATGAGCAACCACGGTCTAGCGCGCTGGCTCCACAACAACCTGCCGTTTCGCCGGTTGGAGCATGCGCAGATCCCCTTGACCGTGACGGCAACAGACTTGGACACCGGCGAACCCGTGTACTTCGAGCGCGGCCCCGCGCTTCCGCCGCTAGTGGCTTCGTGCTCGATCCCCGGAATGTTCCCGCCAGTGAAGGTCGGGGATCGCTGGCTGGTCGATGGGGGCCCAGCTGCGTTCATGCCGATAAGCCGCGCTGTCGAGCAAGGCGCAGAACGTGTTTTCGTGCTCCCGTGCGGGGGCACCGAGCCTTTTGAATTCAACCACCCGAGACGCGGAATCGGTTCGATCGCGACCTGGCCACCGCCGAGGACGCCACCCAGGTCGGTCGGCGGAGTCAACGGGGCAGCACTCGGTGCGGCGATGGTGTCTGCTGCACGACTAGACCTGCAGTTGAATGCGACGCGCTGCGAACTCTACGTCGTTCCCGCTCCATCGGTGGTGGGGCTGTCACCGTATTCCTTCGCCCATGCCGAGGCTCTGATCAACGCCTCTTGGGAAATCGCCAAGCGATGGCACCCCACCGCTAAGCCGGTCCCGCCCGGACCAGTTGACATCGGTGGCCACCCGATTACCAGCGGTCGGTTCGGGGTCTCCGAATCGGCTCCGGCGCACAATGACCGGTGA
- a CDS encoding sodium:solute symporter family protein — protein sequence MSANAEVSVGIFAAFMLAAVVLGLLSLRGRDRANLAEWSIGDRGLDVVLIFVLMAGETYTSFSYLGAAGWSYNYGMPVFYLLAYLAIGFAVGYVVGPILWHYAHRNNLHNITDITAYRFNAPWFGAAVAILTTVFLLPYIQLQITGMGVVVSTISYGTIGLGAGYLIAFVVTEAFIIFSGLRGSAWVSILKDSLVIITLLIVFIYVPVHYFGGLGPMLDRLVAQRPEWLVLPGHGKESLGMLWFATTGLLNGVVYTIFPTTVAGYLGAKSPGVLRRNAILMPFYQVLLFVPILLGLAAVFVVPGLDDSNLAMFELVVDSMPAWLVGLVGVAGALSSIVPMAVFMLVIGTMWGRSVLGVHTRTAPHQKQLSQLVTFLVGLVALLFTFISPSTLVQLSVLSYQGLAQLLPVVLISLLWKRMSTAGAAAGLGAGVIVVGVLVSTGNDPWLGINTGLLGLAVNVLVNVAVTLAHPAAVPPERLAVDELSEASSARI from the coding sequence ATGAGCGCCAACGCGGAAGTCTCGGTCGGCATCTTCGCTGCGTTCATGCTCGCCGCAGTCGTCTTGGGTCTGCTTTCGCTGCGCGGACGGGACCGGGCGAATCTCGCCGAATGGTCGATTGGTGACCGCGGTCTCGACGTTGTGTTGATCTTCGTTCTCATGGCGGGAGAGACCTACACGAGCTTCAGTTACCTCGGCGCCGCTGGCTGGTCCTACAACTACGGGATGCCGGTGTTCTACCTCCTGGCGTATCTGGCAATCGGCTTCGCTGTAGGCTACGTCGTCGGGCCGATCCTGTGGCATTATGCCCATCGCAACAATCTGCACAACATTACCGACATCACCGCGTACCGCTTCAACGCTCCTTGGTTCGGCGCAGCGGTCGCAATCCTCACGACGGTGTTCCTGCTGCCCTACATTCAGCTCCAGATAACCGGCATGGGCGTGGTAGTGTCCACGATCAGCTATGGCACGATCGGCTTGGGAGCGGGTTATCTCATCGCCTTCGTGGTGACCGAGGCGTTCATCATCTTTTCAGGTCTTCGCGGGAGTGCCTGGGTGTCCATCCTCAAGGACAGTCTGGTCATCATCACGTTGCTGATCGTCTTCATCTACGTGCCAGTGCACTACTTCGGCGGGCTCGGCCCGATGCTGGATCGACTTGTAGCGCAACGGCCGGAGTGGCTAGTGCTGCCGGGCCACGGTAAGGAGTCGCTCGGCATGCTGTGGTTTGCCACGACCGGGCTGCTCAACGGCGTCGTCTACACGATCTTCCCGACCACTGTCGCCGGCTACCTGGGGGCCAAGAGCCCGGGCGTGCTGCGCCGCAATGCGATCCTCATGCCCTTCTACCAGGTCTTGTTGTTCGTCCCGATTCTCCTGGGCTTGGCCGCGGTTTTCGTGGTTCCGGGGCTTGACGATTCGAACCTAGCGATGTTCGAACTCGTCGTCGATTCCATGCCGGCTTGGCTCGTCGGCCTCGTTGGCGTCGCTGGCGCATTGTCATCGATCGTTCCAATGGCGGTCTTCATGCTCGTGATCGGCACGATGTGGGGGCGTTCGGTCCTGGGCGTGCATACCCGAACTGCGCCACATCAGAAGCAGCTGTCCCAACTGGTCACTTTCCTCGTTGGGCTTGTGGCGTTGTTGTTCACATTCATTTCGCCGAGCACGCTGGTGCAGTTGTCGGTGTTGTCGTACCAGGGGTTGGCGCAACTTCTACCGGTGGTGTTGATCAGCTTGCTTTGGAAGCGGATGTCCACAGCTGGGGCTGCTGCGGGGCTAGGCGCGGGCGTGATTGTCGTCGGCGTGCTCGTCAGTACTGGCAACGACCCGTGGCTCGGGATCAACACCGGTTTGCTCGGGCTTGCGGTCAACGTCCTAGTCAACGTCGCAGTGACCCTCGCGCATCCCGCCGCCGTGCCGCCGGAGCGGCTCGCAGTGGATGAACTGTCGGAGGCATCCTCAGCCCGGATCTAA
- a CDS encoding DUF3311 domain-containing protein, producing the protein MLKKRKSLWWLFGPVVLYVLALPLYNRIDPVVLGLPFFMFWTLLATLLTPACIWLAARKDPLWRADRERGRRDVE; encoded by the coding sequence GTGCTGAAGAAACGAAAATCGCTGTGGTGGTTGTTCGGGCCAGTCGTGCTTTACGTGCTGGCGCTCCCCCTTTACAACAGGATCGACCCAGTTGTTCTTGGCCTGCCGTTCTTCATGTTCTGGACACTGTTGGCAACGTTACTGACCCCGGCGTGCATCTGGCTCGCTGCCCGTAAGGATCCGTTGTGGCGAGCCGACCGTGAGCGTGGACGGCGTGATGTCGAATGA
- a CDS encoding S1C family serine protease: MQQARRQETVPAGSFGHEHRPLSGPSTTYPGWPQTVKHRPWKGVIAAALIAGVIGGGVGIGGGMLFADGSSADPVISQHDPVTGTQINAETGTVQYAAGKASSSTVDIAVRGSRSSSEGTGVVLTSDGNVLTNNHVVSSGGEITVTLPGGTKKTAHVVGTSPSYDLAAIKIDGATGLNPAELGKSSALTVGQSVVAIGSPLGLEGTVTSGIISALNRTVQVSGDNGQTVIYNGIQTDASINSGNSGGPLVNLDGQVIGINSSIVSNSGASGNIGLGFAIPIDTASRVANELISSGVATKPQLGVTGTDSQSGAATISSVVGGSAADQAGLKTGETIVKVGNRSVSSFADLVAQISANAPRSKITLTVADSAGGNQREVEVTLGSEQDKTAETADDASVQQQSPFTWPNGRLPSDR; the protein is encoded by the coding sequence ATGCAGCAAGCCCGGCGGCAGGAAACCGTGCCTGCAGGATCTTTTGGCCACGAGCACAGACCGTTGTCGGGGCCCTCAACCACTTACCCCGGTTGGCCCCAAACCGTAAAACATCGGCCTTGGAAAGGTGTGATCGCCGCCGCACTGATCGCCGGTGTGATCGGGGGCGGTGTCGGGATCGGCGGTGGAATGCTGTTCGCCGACGGAAGTAGCGCCGATCCGGTGATCTCACAGCATGACCCTGTCACAGGCACGCAGATCAATGCGGAGACCGGCACCGTGCAGTACGCGGCAGGCAAGGCATCATCGAGCACAGTGGACATCGCGGTTCGGGGTAGTCGAAGCAGTTCGGAAGGAACTGGCGTGGTGTTGACCTCAGACGGAAATGTGTTGACCAACAACCATGTGGTCAGTTCAGGTGGTGAGATCACCGTTACCTTGCCCGGTGGGACGAAGAAGACCGCGCACGTTGTGGGCACCTCGCCCTCATATGACCTTGCAGCAATCAAAATCGACGGGGCTACCGGGCTTAACCCGGCTGAGCTCGGAAAGTCCTCGGCGCTGACGGTCGGCCAGTCCGTAGTCGCCATCGGCTCACCACTTGGGCTGGAAGGCACCGTCACCTCAGGCATCATCAGCGCTCTGAACCGAACCGTCCAAGTGTCGGGAGACAACGGCCAAACTGTCATCTACAACGGCATTCAGACCGATGCGTCGATCAACTCTGGCAACTCGGGCGGACCGCTGGTCAACCTGGACGGCCAGGTGATCGGAATCAACAGCAGCATCGTGTCCAACAGCGGCGCTTCGGGCAACATCGGGTTAGGATTCGCGATCCCGATCGATACGGCGAGCCGCGTCGCAAACGAGCTCATCAGCAGCGGAGTGGCAACAAAGCCCCAACTCGGCGTTACCGGCACCGACAGCCAGTCGGGTGCGGCGACAATCAGTTCGGTCGTGGGCGGTTCCGCCGCGGACCAAGCCGGGCTCAAGACCGGGGAGACCATTGTGAAGGTCGGAAACCGGTCCGTTAGCAGCTTCGCGGACCTGGTTGCCCAGATCAGTGCGAACGCACCCAGATCGAAGATCACCCTGACCGTGGCGGACTCGGCGGGAGGCAACCAGCGGGAGGTCGAGGTCACCTTGGGCAGCGAACAGGACAAGACGGCCGAAACCGCCGACGACGCAAGCGTCCAGCAGCAGAGTCCTTTCACGTGGCCGAACGGTCGGCTGCCGAGTGACAGGTGA
- a CDS encoding DUF742 domain-containing protein — protein MAEVFNRFTLDSGRRGRRRKGMPDEPEPQVSALPTSSPSWPSSESAQTAALEPMSEEPHSQEVESAATYIRPYAWTGGRTRSNHRLELETLVSTSELCQPGLLQRLEHHSIAGLCQNPRSVAEIGALLSVPLGVAKVLLGDMADLGLITVHRTVSENGSTSHLSLMERVLSGLREL, from the coding sequence ATGGCCGAGGTTTTCAATCGGTTCACCCTCGACAGCGGCCGCCGTGGGCGGCGCCGCAAGGGGATGCCTGACGAACCCGAACCGCAGGTCTCGGCACTGCCGACGTCAAGTCCGTCCTGGCCGTCGTCCGAATCGGCTCAAACCGCGGCCCTGGAACCGATGTCTGAAGAGCCTCATTCGCAGGAGGTCGAATCGGCAGCCACGTATATCCGGCCGTACGCCTGGACGGGTGGTCGCACACGATCGAATCACCGGCTGGAACTGGAGACCCTGGTGTCCACCAGCGAGCTTTGCCAACCAGGTCTATTGCAGCGGCTCGAACACCACTCGATCGCGGGCCTGTGCCAGAATCCACGTTCGGTTGCCGAGATCGGTGCGCTGCTCAGCGTGCCGCTTGGAGTGGCGAAGGTCCTGCTCGGCGACATGGCCGACCTAGGCCTGATCACAGTGCACCGAACTGTGAGCGAGAACGGCAGCACGTCGCATTTGTCGTTGATGGAGAGGGTTCTGAGTGGGCTTCGCGAGCTTTGA
- a CDS encoding roadblock/LC7 domain-containing protein — MNPQNSRPSQFGWLVTDFTERVPGVAHAVVVSADGLLLTASAKLPTDRADQLAAVASGLLSLTQGAARCFEAGAVTETVVEMERGLMLQMAISDGSCLTVLAAPHCDMGLIAYEMALLVERVGQILTPELRSRLQGKNRVMTGQSV, encoded by the coding sequence ATGAACCCCCAAAATTCCCGACCCAGCCAGTTCGGCTGGCTGGTCACCGACTTCACCGAACGAGTTCCTGGCGTGGCGCACGCCGTGGTCGTCTCAGCCGATGGGCTCTTGCTGACCGCATCGGCAAAACTGCCTACCGACCGGGCCGACCAACTCGCAGCGGTCGCGTCGGGGCTGCTCAGCCTCACCCAAGGCGCGGCTCGCTGCTTCGAGGCAGGAGCCGTGACCGAAACCGTGGTTGAAATGGAACGCGGCCTCATGCTGCAGATGGCGATCAGCGATGGCTCGTGCCTGACGGTGCTGGCCGCACCGCACTGCGACATGGGGCTGATCGCCTACGAGATGGCCTTGCTCGTGGAACGAGTCGGTCAGATCCTGACCCCGGAACTACGCTCCAGATTGCAGGGCAAGAACCGCGTAATGACCGGTCAGTCGGTGTGA